The following coding sequences are from one Humulus lupulus chromosome X, drHumLupu1.1, whole genome shotgun sequence window:
- the LOC133806264 gene encoding protein FAR1-RELATED SEQUENCE 4-like: MYRTNKYNKPLTIIVGVNQHFETCVFGCAMIVDETEDTYCLFLRVFLDCMGNKKPKVVLIDNDERIGFAVNQLLSDCTHQLCAWHLGNNATKNIKIPEFNQGFYDLIYTYYTEEGFEEKWADL; this comes from the coding sequence ATGTACAGGACAAACAAGTATAATAAGCCATTGACAATCATTGTTGGCGTCAATCAACACTTTGAGACTTGTGTGTTTGGGTGCGCAATGATAGTGGATGAGACAGAGGACACCTATTGTTTGTTCTTGAGGGTTTTCCTTGACTGCATGGGCAACAAAAAGCCGAAAGTAGTGCTCATTGACAATGATGAAAGAATTGGATTTGCTGTCAACCAACTTTTAAGTGATTGTACCCATCAACTTTGTGCATGGCATTTGGGAAACAATGCAACGAAGAACATTAAGATTCCAGAGTTCAACCAAGGCTTCTATGACTTAATATACACCTACTACACAGAGgaaggatttgaagaaaaatgggcTGATTTGTAA